CCCGCCGCCAGCTCGGCGAGCAGCGCCGCGACCTCCGGCGCCCAGTCCCCCCACTGCTCGGCGATCAGGGCCGTCTCGGCCGCGGCCAGGCCCGCCGCGTCCAGCCGCGCCTTGACCGGGCTGGGGATGTCGCCCAGACGCGCCTCGTGGAAATCGTGCAGCAGGCCCATCAGCAGCGCGCGCTCCGCGTTCAGGCCGGCCGCGCGCGCCGCGCGCCAGGCGAGCAGCCCGACGGCGTAGCTGTGCTCGGCGACGGATTCCGGCTGCGGCACGCCGATGCGGAACCAGCCGCTGCGCGGCGTGCGCTTGAGCGCGAAGAGGTCGTCCAGCCAGGGATCGGGCGCGGCGCTGGGCATCGGATCCTCCGGGGGCGGGCTAGAAGTTCCAGCCGAGGAAGAACTCGTGGTCCACGCGGGAG
This region of bacterium genomic DNA includes:
- a CDS encoding HD domain-containing protein, with the protein product MPSAAPDPWLDDLFALKRTPRSGWFRIGVPQPESVAEHSYAVGLLAWRAARAAGLNAERALLMGLLHDFHEARLGDIPSPVKARLDAAGLAAAETALIAEQWGDWAPEVAALLAELAAGASAEAELVHAWDGAERREQARRYLAEGYREAAVFLEGDGE